TCTCACCCCCTCAACCGAGGTCCTCGACATGAAGTTCTCCAAGCAGGTGCTGGAACTGGACTGGGAAGCCAAGGCGGCCTCGCTGGCAGAAGGGCTGCGAGAGGCGGTGCTGCGCAAGCTGCGGCGGCGCGGCCTGGTGGTGGCCATCTCGGGAGGAATCGACTCGGCCTGCGTGGCCGCGTTGGCGGTGCGTGCCCTGGGGCCCGACCGCGTCTTCGGTCTGCTCTTGCCGGAGCGCGACTCCAGCGGCCTGTCCTCACAGCTCGGCCGTGAGCTGTGCAGTCACCTGGGCATCCAGCACACGCTGGTGGACATCGCGCCCGTGCTGGAGGCCGCGGGGTGCTATTCGCAGCGCGACGCGGCGGTGCGCTCGGTGTTTCCCGGATTCCAGCCCGACATGAAGTGGAAGATCGTCATGCACGGCGATCGGCTGAACACCGACGCGCTGAATGTCTTCTACGTGGTGGTGCAGGTGAATGGCGAGGAGCAGCGCTTCCGCCTCACGCCGCAGGCCTACGTGCAGATCGTCGCGGCCACGAACTTCAAGCAGCGCGTGCGCAAGATGATGGAGTACTACCACGCGGACCGGCTGAACTTCGCCGCGTCGGGCACGCCGAACCGGTTGGAGTACGACCAGGGCTTCTTCGTGAAGCTGGGCGACGGCGCGGCGGACGTGAAGCCCATCGCCAGCCTCTACAAGACGCAGACGTACAAGCTCGCGCGTCACCTGGGCGTCATCGACGGCATCCTCAACCGCGAGCCCACCACCGACACGTTCAGCCTGGAGCAGTCGCAGGAGGACTTCTACTTCTCCGTGCACTACTCACAGCTCGACCTCATCCTCTGGGCGAAGAACCATGGCGTGTCCCCCGAGGAGGTCTCCGCGCAGATGGACCTCACGCCGCAGCAGGTGCAGCGCGTGTTCGATGACATCGAGCAGAAGCGCCGCACCACCGCGTACCTGCACGCGCCGCCGTTGCTGCTGGAGCCCGTGCCGGAGCTGACGCCGTTCAAGATTGGCTGAGCACTTCGGGCCCACGAGACGCGTCGTTCCTCGGCGCGTCTCGCGGCCTCTCGCTCCCGAGTCGCCTTACGGGAACGTCCGGGCCTGGGGCGCCTCCTTCACGGGACCAAAGCCCCAGCGCGCGCGCTCCTCATCCGTCACGCGCGGGTCCATGGTGTAGAGCGAGAACTGCCTGGCGCCCTTCGCCCCGAAGAACTGCGTCCCGAAGCGCTGCGGCTTTCCGGCATCCATGCGCCACCGATCCCACGCCGCCGCCGTCAGCCACAGCCCTCGGGGGTGGCCACGCCGCGCGGCCTCGGCGCCCATGTCTCGGGCCATGGCGTAGCGCTCCAGCGTCGTTCCGTGCTGGAAGATGAAGCCCGCGGACAGGAAGTCCTCCGCCGTCTTCAAGTCGCCATGGGCCACCATCTCCTTGGCTCGGGCCAGGTGCTGGCGGTCCTTCGCCACGAACGCGGCGACCTGCTCCGGCGTGGGCTTCTGCGGGAGATGGCGGCGCATCGCCTGGTCCTCGGCGAACATGCGCCGCAGCTCCGCGTT
The sequence above is drawn from the Myxococcaceae bacterium JPH2 genome and encodes:
- the nadE gene encoding NAD(+) synthase, whose product is MKFSKQVLELDWEAKAASLAEGLREAVLRKLRRRGLVVAISGGIDSACVAALAVRALGPDRVFGLLLPERDSSGLSSQLGRELCSHLGIQHTLVDIAPVLEAAGCYSQRDAAVRSVFPGFQPDMKWKIVMHGDRLNTDALNVFYVVVQVNGEEQRFRLTPQAYVQIVAATNFKQRVRKMMEYYHADRLNFAASGTPNRLEYDQGFFVKLGDGAADVKPIASLYKTQTYKLARHLGVIDGILNREPTTDTFSLEQSQEDFYFSVHYSQLDLILWAKNHGVSPEEVSAQMDLTPQQVQRVFDDIEQKRRTTAYLHAPPLLLEPVPELTPFKIG